In Caulobacter segnis ATCC 21756, the sequence AGCTCCAAGGAAATCGCCCGGGAACTGGGCCTCTCAAAGCACACCGTCGACTGGCATCTGGACAAGGCGCGCCGTCGCCTCGGCGCGGCCGATCGCTACGACGCCGCGCGACGGGTCTTCGATCGCGCGCATCGCGCGGACGCTCCCCCTACGACGCCCCCTGTCACCCCCCCTCCGATCGCGTCGGGGTCCGATCCGGCGCGGCTAGGCGCGCATCCTTCTTTTGGGTCTCCTGACCTCGCTGAGGAAGGAGCTTTCCGTGACCGAACTGACCCCCTACCAAAAGGAAGCCATTGGCCGGGCGACGTACATGCGCCAGGACATCATGAGTTTCCGGAACAGCTGGCCGGCTCTCAATTCGGCCGAGGCCCTTCCGCCCATCACCTGGAGCGAACTCGAGCGCCAGCTGATGAGCCTTTCGGCGACGCCGGATGGCGCGGCGATGGTCCACGACCTAGTGGCGGCCACGCGCAAGCAGGCTTCCTTCAAGCCGAGCGAACTGGTGATGCGGGAAATCCTGTGCATCGCCAGCGCGGTGATGGACGAGACCTTCCCGTTGGACTCCTCGTCTTCGGACTCGGAAATGGACGACCTAACCATCTAAGCGTCCCGCTCCGGTTGGCTTTCATCGCCGCCGTGATGATCGTGACGGCCTTTGCGTTCGGCTCGATCCTCGCGGGACTCCACGCGCTGCAAGCCCTGTTTCCCTGATTGAGACGCCCCAGGGCGTCTCGGCTTTCCTACCCTCACCCTTCCTGCAACGCGCCGGGTCGCCCGGCGTGACGGAGACCGCTCATGCTTAAGCAACGCCGCCTTGCCGCCGAGACCGTCGCCGAAGCCCTGTTCGCCGCCGAAAGGGCCATCGACGCCGCGATCGCCAGCACCGCCACCCTGGCCGGGCTGATGCCGACGACCCGCCAGGAGGCCAATCTCTCGGCCCTGGTCGGCCAGGACGCCCTGATGTCCGCCATCAACACGATGCAAGCGCTGGGCGTGGCCCGCGAGAACATCGTCGTCACCCACAAGCATCTGTCGGTGGCCCAGCATGATATCGGCCTCGCCGCCATTTCGTTCGGTCAAGCGCCCGAAAAGCCGGGGGACGGGGCGACGCGCACCGGCCGCCTCAGCGTCGCCGCCTAGCGCGCGACTTGCTCATCCGCCAAGGCGCTCCCGCGCCGTCGCGCGCCCCCCGGCGGTTCCCGCCGCCGAGGGGCGTTGCAATCTGGAAGAACGGCGCCACCCTGGCGCGATGAACTTCAACCACCTCTATCAGTGGGCCAGCCTCGTTGGGCTGTTGATCACGACCGGCGCGGCGCTCTGGCGCGGCGGCCCGCCCGAGCGGCTCGCCGCCGTCGCGATGATCCTGGCCTGGTTCGCCACGGGCCTCTTCTACAAGAGCCACCTGTGGTTTGGCCCGCAGACCCCGGTGTTTCTCGTCGACATGACGCTGCTGGGAGTTCTGCTGTTCATCGCCCTGCGGTCGGATCGCTGGTGGCCCATGTGGGCCTGCGGATTCCATGGGCTGACCCTGTTCCTGACCCTGGCCACCCTGGCCGATCCCAGGATCCCCAACCGCGCCAGCTTGATCGCGGGCGGCGGCATCTTCAGCTACCTGGCCATGACCGCGCTGTTTCTCGGCTCGATCCGCCGCCGAAACCCGCCCTCTCCTGACGCCGCGTCACCGCTGACATAGCCCCAAACGCCTGTTTCACTCTCCGCAACGCAAGCGCGTCAGGCGAAGTGTGAGCGGTTCGCCGCCCGGACGCGCGTCAAGGCAAAAGGGAGGAACCAATGGGCGAAGCCTATATCGTGGCGGCCGCGCGGACGGCCGGGGGGCGCAAGGGCGGCAAGGTCTCGGGCTGGCACCCGGCCGATCTGGGCGGCGTCATTCTCGACGCCCTGGTCGATCGGACCGGCGCGGATCCGGCCCTGGTCGAGGACGTGATCATGGGCTGCGTCGGCCAGGTCGGCGAGCAGGGCCTGAACGTGGCTCGCAACGCCATCCTCGCCTCCAAGCTGCCCGAGAGCGTGCCGGGGACCTCGGTCGACCGGCAGTGCGGCTCCTCGCAGCAAGCCATCCACTTCGCCGCCGCCACCGTGATGTCGGGCGCGATGGACATCGTCATCGCCGCCGGCGTCGAGAGCATGAGCCGCGTGCCGATGGGCCTGTCCTCGCAGCTGCCGTACAAGAACGGCTTCGGCACCTACAAGAGCCCGCGCATCGAGGACAAGTATCCCGGCGTCCAGTTCAGCCAGTTCATGGGCGCCGAGATGATGGCCAAGAAGTACGACCTCTCGCGGGCCGACCTCGACGCCTTCGCGCTCGAGAGCCACCAGCGGGCCATGGCCGCCACCAAGGCCGGCAAGTTCGCCGCCGAGATCGTGCCGATCGAGGTCAAGCTGGAGGACGGCAAGACCGAACGCCACGAGGTCGACGAGGGCATCCGCTGGGACGCCTCCCTGGAGTCGATCGGCTCGGTGAAGCTGCTGGCCGAGGACGGCCGCATCACCGCCGCCACCTCCAGCCAGATCTGCGACGGCGCGGCCGGGGTGATGATCGTCAACGAGCGTGGCCTGAAGGCCCTGGGCGTCGAGCCGCTGGCCCGCATCCACCACATGACCGTGATCGGCCACGACCCGGTGATCATGCTGGAGGCCCCGATCCCCGCCACCCTGAAAGCGCTGGAACGGGCCGGCATGAAGATCGGCGACATTGACCTCTACGAGGTCAACGAGGCCTTCGCCTCGGTGCCGACGGCCTGGCTGAAGGTCACCGGCGGCGATCCGGCCAAGCTGAACGTCAACGGCGGCGCCATCGCGCTGGGTCACCCGCTGGGCGGCTCGGGCGCCAAGCTGATGACGACGCTGGTGCACGCCCTGAAGGACCGCGGCGCGCGCTACGGCCTGCAGACCATGTGCGAGGGCGGCGGCCTGGCGAACGTCACGATCGTCGAGCGGCTGTAGCGTCCTTCTCCCCTAGCGGGAGAAGGTGTCAGCCCCCGGGTCGCGCGAAGCGCGCCCGAGGATAAACTCCGCTGACGGATGAGGGGTCGCGCCGGCGACGCCGAGAGACCCCTCACCCGGCCTTCGGCCCCCCTCTCCCACAGGGGGAGAGGGATAGGAAGATGACCATGATCACCCTCTGGCACTGCCGCGACGCGCGCTCGTTCCGTCCGCTGTGGGCGCTGGAGGAGCTTGGGATCCGGTACGACCTCAAGCTCCTGCCCTTCCCGCCGCGCTTCCACGCGCGGGAATACCTGGACCAGAACCCGCTGGGCACCATCCCGCTGCTGGTCGACGGCGATACGCGGATGACCGAGTCCGCGGCGATGATCGAATACCTGTCGATGCGCCACGGCGAGGGCCGCCTGTCGGTCCGTCCCGAGGAGCCGGGCTACGGCGCCTATCTGAACGGCCTCGTTTATGGCGAGGCCACCCTGACCTTTCCCCAGACCCTGGTGCTGCGCTATGCGCGGCTCGAACCCGAGGAACGCCGCCAGCCGCAAGTGGCCGAGGACTACGCCCGCTGGTTCCTGGCGCGGCTGGAGGGGCTGGAGGCGATCCTGGAGACCTCGGCCTTCGTCGCCGCCGACCGCTTCACCGGCGCCGACATCTCGGTGGCCTACGCCCTGCTGCTGGCCCGGGCCCTGAAGCTGGACGGCGAGCTCCCGCCGGCGGTCGCCGACTACTGGACCCGCATGAGCCAGCGTCCCGCCTTCGCCAGCGCCAAGGCGGCGCAGAGCCAGGCTCCAGCAAGCGTTTGAACGTTTTTATCGTCTTACGGCAAATTAACTCAGCGACCGGGGGTTTGTCGGCTAGAAGGCCGACGGGCTAACAACTGTCACTGGGGTTGAACGTGCTTTACCGGATCAATGGGCGCCGCCCGACTACGAGCGCGCTGGTCTTGGTCCTGGGGGTGAGCGCGATCGCCCTTTCTGGATGCGGCGACAAGAAGCCGAAGAAGGCCAAGGCCCCCGCGGCGGCCGCCACCGTCAGCGTGGCCACGGTCGCCAGCCAACCGATCGCCCGCCTCATCAACGCCACTGGCACCGTTTCGCCCTGGGAAGAGGTGCCGGTCGGCGCCGAAACCGGCGGTCTCACACGGCCGTTTCGGTCAACGCCGAAGAGGGCCAAGTGGTCCAGGCCGGCCAGGTGCTGGTCAAGCTGAACGACGCCCTGATCAGCGCCCAGCTGCGCCAGCAGGAGGCCGCCGTGGCCAGCGCCCGCGCCACCCTGGCCGAGGCCCAGGCCGCCCTGGGCCGCGCTCGTGAGTTGCAGGCCAAGGGCTACCTCAGCCAAGCCTCGCTCGACACCGCCACGGCCCGCCAGGGCACGGCGAGCGCCAACCTGGCCGCCGCCGAAGCCGCCCGTGGCGAGACCGCCGCGCGCCTGGCTCAGACCTCGGTCCGCGCGCCGGTCGGCGGGCTGATCAGCCGCCGCAGCGTCACCAAGGGCCAGATCGTCACCTCCGGGTCGGAGCTTTTCCGCATCGTCCGCGACAGCCGGCTGGAAGTCGACGCCGAGATCCCCGAGACCGAGCTCGGCGCCGTGAAGGCGGGGATGCCGGCGACCATCTATTCCGACAAGGTCGGCGAGACGAGCGGTCGCGTGCGCATCGTCACCTCCGAGGTCAACACCAGCAGCCGCCTGGGCGTGGCGCGCGTGGCGCTGTCGTCGATGGGCGGCTTCCGCCCGGGCATGTTCGCCCGCGTCCGCATCGACGCCGGCGACCAGCCGGCGCTGGTGGTGCCTAGCGCCTCGGTGCTGTACCGCGAGAACCGTCCGGGCGTCTTCGTCGTCGACAACGCCAAGAAGGTCCATTTCCGCCGGATCCAGATCCTGACCAGCACCGGCGACCGCGTCGCCGCCACCGGTCTCGCGGCCGGCGAGCAGGTGGTGGTCGAGGGCGCGGGCTTCCTGGGCGAGGGCGACCTGGTGCGCGTGAGCGCCGCCGCCGCGCCCAAGCCCGCTCGCTAAGGACGCCCCGATGCGCAACATCTCGTCCTGGTCGATCAAGAACCCGATCCCCGTCATCATGCTGTTCCTGCTGCTGACCATCGCGGGTCTGGCGGGCTTCCGTTCGATGCGGATCAACAACAATCCCGACGTCGATCTGCCGATCGTCGTCGTCACGGCCGTGCGCCCCGGCGCCGCGCCCAGCGAGCTGGAGACCCAGGTCACCCGCCTGATCGAGGACTCGATCGCGGGCCTGGGCCAGGTGCGGCACACCAACTCGACGATCGTCGACGGCGCCTCGACCACGGTGATCGAGTTCGAGCTGGGCGTGGACCACGAGCGCGTCACCAACGACGTGCGCAACGCCATGTCCAACCTGCGCGGCGACCTGCCCCAGGACATGCAGGAACCCGTCGTCACCCGCGTCGACATCTCCGGCGACGACCTGATCACCTATGTCGTCAAGGCCCCGACCCTGACGCCCGAGCAGCGCAGCTGGTTCGTCGACAACGACGTCAGCCGCGCCCTGCTGGCGATCCGCGGCGTCGGCGAGGTCAACCGCCGCGGCGGCGTCAATCGCGAGATCGAGGTCGCCCTGGATCCGGACCGCCTGGCCGCGCGCGGCGTCACCGCCGCCGCCGTCAGCCAGGCCCTGGTCTCGTCCAACGCCGACCTGCCCGGCGGCCGCGTGACTATCTCGGGCGCCGAGCGGGCCATCCGCACCCTGGGCGCGGCCGGTTCGGTCGAGCAGCTGCGCGAGACCCGCGTGCCCCTGTCCGGCGGCGGCGCGGTGCGGCTGGCCGACCTTGGCCAGATCACCGACCACTGGGCCGAGCCGCGCTCTCGCGCCCGCTTCGACGGCCAGGAGGTCGTGACCTTCTCGATGATCCGCTCGCGCGGCGCCTCGGAAGTCCAGACCGCCGAGAAGGTCCGCAAGGCCGTCGAGAAGCTCGACAAGGAGCACCCCGAGGTCCAGATCGAGGAGATCACCTCGAACGTGAAATACATCGAGGAGAGCTATCTCGCTTCGATGGAAGCCCTGATCATCGGCGCGATCCTCGCCGTGCTGGTGGTGCTGCTGTTCCTGCGCGACTGGCGCGCCACCCTGCTGGCCGCCGTGGCCATCCCGACCTCGCTGCTGCCGACCTTCGCGGTGCTGGCGCCGATGGGGCAGTCGCTGAACGGCGTGACCCTGCTGGCCCTGTCGCTGACCGTCGGCATCCTGGTCGACGACGCCATCGTCGAGATCGAGAACATCGTCCGCCACATGCGCGGCGGCAAAAGCCCCTACGCGGCGGCCATGGAGGCGGCCGACGAGATCGGCCTGGCCGTCGTGGCCACCACCTTCACCATCGTGGCGGTGTTCGCGCCGGTGGGCTTCATGCCGGGGATCATCGGCCAGTTCTTCAAGGCCTTCGCCCTGGCCGCCTGTATCTCGGTGCTGTTCTCGCTGGTCGTCGCCCGCCTGCTGACGCCGCTGATGGGCGCCTACATGCTGAAGGCCGACCACAAGCACGAGGACAAGGACCCGGCGTGGATGGGTCCGTATCTGAAGAGCCTGAACTGGGGCCTGAACAACCGCTGGAAGGTCCTGCTGATGGGCATTCCGCTGTTCCTGATCTCGATCTTCCTGGCCACCCGCCTGCCCTTCGAGTTCCAGCCCCAGGCCGACCGCGGCCGGTCCGAGTTCTCGATCGAGCTGCCGCCGGGCGCGACGCTGGACGAGACCGACGCCGTCGTGCAGCGCGTGACCAAGGAGCTGCTGGCCCGTCCGGAAGTGGTCAGCGTCTACGCCTCGGTGGGCCGCAACAACGCGGTCAACAAAGGCGCGGTCACCGCCGACCTGACCGACAAGGGCCAGCGGATCAGCCAGCAGCAGTTCAGCCGCCAGATGGTCGACCAGTTCGCCGCCATCCCCGGCGCGCGGATCGGCGCGGGCAGCAACAACGGCGGCGGCCCGTCGAGCGGCGGCAGCTATACGCTGAGCCTGGTCAGCGACAACGGTCCGGCCCTCGAAGCCGCGGCCCGCAAGGTCGAGGCTGAGATGCGCACGGTCCCGGGCCTGGCGCACGTGGTCAACACCGCCGCCATCGCCCGTCCCGAGATCGTCGTGACGCCGCGTCCCGACCAGGCCGCCCGCGCGGGCGTCTCGGCCGGCGCGATCTCGCAGGCCGTGCGCGTGGCGACGATCGGCGACGTCGACCAGAACCTGCCCAAGTACAATCTGGGCGACCGCCAGGTGCCGATCCGTCTGCGCCTGAACGACGACGCGCGCGGCGACATCGCGGTGCTGCAGACCCTGCAGGTGCCCTCGGCCAATGGCGCCGTGCCGCTGAACGCGGTGGCCGACGTGCGCTTTGGCGCCGGTCCCTCGCAGATCGACCGTCGCGACCGCTCGCGGGTGGCCACGATCACCGCCGAGCTGGACGGCATCGTCGTCGGCGAGGCCGCCAACCGCGTCCACGCCCTGCCCTCGGTCAAGAACCTGCCCACGGGCGTCAAGGAGGTGGCGGCCGGCGATGCGGAGTTCATCCAGGAGATGGTCAGCGGCTTCCTGGGCGCGCTGATCACCGGCATCCTGTTGATGTACGTCGTGCTGGTGTTGCTGTTCCGCAGCTTCGCCCACCCGATCACCATCATGGTCGCCCTGCCGCTCGCCATCGGCGGCGCGTTCGGCCTGCTGGTGCTGGCCAAGTCGAGCTTCTCGATCTCGACCCTGATCGGGATCCTGATGCTGATGGGCATCGCGGCGAAGAACTCGATCCTGCTGGTCGAGTACGCGATCATGGCGATGAAGGAACACGGCATGGACAAGCGCACGGCCATCGTGGACGCCGCCCACAAGCGGGCGCGGCCGATCCTGATGACCACCGTGGCCATGGGCGCGGGCATGCTGCCCACCGCCATCGGCCTGGGCGCCGAGGTCGAGTTCCGGGCGCCGATGGCCATCGCCGTCATCGGCGGCCTGATCACCTCGACGCTTCTGTCGCTGCTCTACATCCCGGTGGTGTTCGTGCTGATGGACGGCCTGAAGACCCGCGCCGAACGCCTGATGCACCGCCTGTTCGGCCACCAGCACCACGCCGCGCCGAAGGCGGCGGAGTAGACCTTAAAAACTGTCATCCCGGCCCAGCGCGAAGCGCGCCGAGCCGGAACCCAGGGGCCGCCGCATCGCGCTTGGCCCCTGGGCCCCGGATAGCCTCTTCGAGGCTTCCGGGATGACACGGGGGATTTACCCCTTCAACGCCTGCGCCACGACCGGCGCCAGGCGCTCGGCGATGATGCGGGCGCCCTCGGCGTTCGGGTGCAGGCCGTCGCTCTGCATGTAGCGCGAGACGCCGATCACCCCGGTGAAGAAGTCGGGCGCGTAGAACACGCCCTCCTGGCGCGCCAGCTCGGGATAGATCTGGGTGAAGCGGCGGGCGTAGTCGACGCCCAGCAGGGCCGGCGCCCGCATCCCGGCCAGCACCACCCGCACGCCCCGGGCCTTCAGTCGGGTGACGATGGCGCGCAGGTTCTCGCGGGTCCAGGCGGGGTCGGCGCCCTGCAGCAGGTCGTTGCCGCCCAGGGCGACCACGCAGACGGCGGTCTCGGCCGGGATGCGCTCGACGCGGGAGAGACCGGCCTTGGTGGTGTCGCCGATGACACCGAAGCCGAAGACGCGGGCATGGATCTTCATGCCGTCCAGAGCGCGCTGCAGCCAGGCGGGAAGCGCGCGGTCCTGGGCCAGGCCGAGGCCCGCGGTGAT encodes:
- a CDS encoding arylesterase; this encodes MEKFHTPFTDRRALLGGLLALGVPGAVHAAVRAKAPPTPPLVTVLGDSITAGLGLAQDRALPAWLQRALDGMKIHARVFGFGVIGDTTKAGLSRVERIPAETAVCVVALGGNDLLQGADPAWTRENLRAIVTRLKARGVRVVLAGMRAPALLGVDYARRFTQIYPELARQEGVFYAPDFFTGVIGVSRYMQSDGLHPNAEGARIIAERLAPVVAQALKG
- a CDS encoding glutathione S-transferase family protein, which gives rise to MTMITLWHCRDARSFRPLWALEELGIRYDLKLLPFPPRFHAREYLDQNPLGTIPLLVDGDTRMTESAAMIEYLSMRHGEGRLSVRPEEPGYGAYLNGLVYGEATLTFPQTLVLRYARLEPEERRQPQVAEDYARWFLARLEGLEAILETSAFVAADRFTGADISVAYALLLARALKLDGELPPAVADYWTRMSQRPAFASAKAAQSQAPASV
- a CDS encoding efflux RND transporter permease subunit; translated protein: MRNISSWSIKNPIPVIMLFLLLTIAGLAGFRSMRINNNPDVDLPIVVVTAVRPGAAPSELETQVTRLIEDSIAGLGQVRHTNSTIVDGASTTVIEFELGVDHERVTNDVRNAMSNLRGDLPQDMQEPVVTRVDISGDDLITYVVKAPTLTPEQRSWFVDNDVSRALLAIRGVGEVNRRGGVNREIEVALDPDRLAARGVTAAAVSQALVSSNADLPGGRVTISGAERAIRTLGAAGSVEQLRETRVPLSGGGAVRLADLGQITDHWAEPRSRARFDGQEVVTFSMIRSRGASEVQTAEKVRKAVEKLDKEHPEVQIEEITSNVKYIEESYLASMEALIIGAILAVLVVLLFLRDWRATLLAAVAIPTSLLPTFAVLAPMGQSLNGVTLLALSLTVGILVDDAIVEIENIVRHMRGGKSPYAAAMEAADEIGLAVVATTFTIVAVFAPVGFMPGIIGQFFKAFALAACISVLFSLVVARLLTPLMGAYMLKADHKHEDKDPAWMGPYLKSLNWGLNNRWKVLLMGIPLFLISIFLATRLPFEFQPQADRGRSEFSIELPPGATLDETDAVVQRVTKELLARPEVVSVYASVGRNNAVNKGAVTADLTDKGQRISQQQFSRQMVDQFAAIPGARIGAGSNNGGGPSSGGSYTLSLVSDNGPALEAAARKVEAEMRTVPGLAHVVNTAAIARPEIVVTPRPDQAARAGVSAGAISQAVRVATIGDVDQNLPKYNLGDRQVPIRLRLNDDARGDIAVLQTLQVPSANGAVPLNAVADVRFGAGPSQIDRRDRSRVATITAELDGIVVGEAANRVHALPSVKNLPTGVKEVAAGDAEFIQEMVSGFLGALITGILLMYVVLVLLFRSFAHPITIMVALPLAIGGAFGLLVLAKSSFSISTLIGILMLMGIAAKNSILLVEYAIMAMKEHGMDKRTAIVDAAHKRARPILMTTVAMGAGMLPTAIGLGAEVEFRAPMAIAVIGGLITSTLLSLLYIPVVFVLMDGLKTRAERLMHRLFGHQHHAAPKAAE
- a CDS encoding acetyl-CoA C-acetyltransferase, which encodes MGEAYIVAAARTAGGRKGGKVSGWHPADLGGVILDALVDRTGADPALVEDVIMGCVGQVGEQGLNVARNAILASKLPESVPGTSVDRQCGSSQQAIHFAAATVMSGAMDIVIAAGVESMSRVPMGLSSQLPYKNGFGTYKSPRIEDKYPGVQFSQFMGAEMMAKKYDLSRADLDAFALESHQRAMAATKAGKFAAEIVPIEVKLEDGKTERHEVDEGIRWDASLESIGSVKLLAEDGRITAATSSQICDGAAGVMIVNERGLKALGVEPLARIHHMTVIGHDPVIMLEAPIPATLKALERAGMKIGDIDLYEVNEAFASVPTAWLKVTGGDPAKLNVNGGAIALGHPLGGSGAKLMTTLVHALKDRGARYGLQTMCEGGGLANVTIVERL
- a CDS encoding efflux RND transporter periplasmic adaptor subunit, with product MVQAGQVLVKLNDALISAQLRQQEAAVASARATLAEAQAALGRARELQAKGYLSQASLDTATARQGTASANLAAAEAARGETAARLAQTSVRAPVGGLISRRSVTKGQIVTSGSELFRIVRDSRLEVDAEIPETELGAVKAGMPATIYSDKVGETSGRVRIVTSEVNTSSRLGVARVALSSMGGFRPGMFARVRIDAGDQPALVVPSASVLYRENRPGVFVVDNAKKVHFRRIQILTSTGDRVAATGLAAGEQVVVEGAGFLGEGDLVRVSAAAAPKPAR